GCAAGAAGACCCCGCCGCCCCGCACCCGCTGGACGATCGGTGTCCTCGCCGACCTCTCGGGACCCGCCAAGGTCATCGGACAGGCCCAGGAGCACGGTGCACGCCTGGCCGTCGAGCAGTTCAACGCCCGCAAGGACAAGCCCTTCACGCTCGACCTCGAGGTGGTCGACGACCGGGGCGACGCGGCCCGGGCCGTGGAACGCGCCAGGACCCTGACCACCGACCCGGGGGTCGTCGCCGTCCTCGGCGCCACCACCGACGCCGTCGGCCTGGCCGTCCTCCCCGTCTTCGAGGAGGCCGGACTCCCGCTGATCACGGTCTCGGCCGGATACAACATGCTCACCCTGCGGCCCGACGGGGCCTCGCCGAACGAGACGGTCCTGCGGGCCATCCCGAGTCACATCTTCGCCGGCTCCCACCTCGCCTTCGCCGCCACGCTGCTGCCGGGCATCAGCCGCCCCGGTGTCCTGGAGGACCGGACCCAGGACTCGTACAGCTGGCAGGTCACCGGCGGCGTGCGCTTCGGCTTCGGGCAGGCCGGGATCACCCCGCACTACCGGGTCGTCCCGGCCCGGGCGGGCGCACGCGACTACCGCCGGGTCCTCGGCGAGATGATCGACGCCGGCATCGACGCGTACGTCCACTGCGGAATCACCGAGACCGCCGTCCTCGCGGCCCGCGCCCTCAACGAACTCCGCTTCACCGGGCCGAGGTTCACCGGCCAGGCCGTCTTCGGCCCGGACTTCCTGAAGCAGGGCGGGGCGGACGCCGAGGGCTGGTTCGTGTGCGCGCCCGTGGCCGACCCCGCCACGCTGAAGTCGGCCGCCGCCTTCAGCGCCGCGCACCGCAAGCGGTACGGCACGGCCCCCGCGTACTACGCGGGCGAGTCGTACGACGTCGTCACGATGACGATCGGGCAGCTGGTGGCCGACGCGAAGGCCGGTCGCAAGCCCGCCCGCAAGGGGCTGTGGGCCGCGCTGCGCAAGCAGAAGTACACCGGCGCCCTGGGGGCCTTGATGTTCAACGAGACGGGCGAGCTGAGCCCCGGCGGCACGTACGTCTACGCGGTGCGGAACGGCGCGTACAAGCCCGTGGGCGCCGCACCGCTGGTACCGAACAAGCCCGGGCAGAACAAGAAGAAGGCCTGAACCCGTGCAGCCGCTTCGCAAGGCCGATCCGTCGGCCATCGCCGGCTACCGGCTCCTCGGCCGACTCGGCGCCGGGGGCATGGGCGTCGTCTTCCTCGCCCGCTCGACCGGCGGCGCGCTCGCCGCGCTCAAGCTGATCCGCGCCGAGCACGCCGCCGACCCCGGCTTCCGGGAGCGGTTCCGCCGCGAGGCGCGGGCCGCCGAACGCATCACGGGCCGCTGGGTCGTCCGCGTCCTCGGCGCCGACCCGGAGGCCCGCGAGCCGTGGCTCGCGACCGAGTACGTGCCCGGCCCCTCGCTGGCCGAGGCCGTGGGCCTGCACGGCGCCCTACCCGAGCCGACCGTACGGGCCCTGGGCGCCCGGCTCGCGGCCGCGCTCGCCGACATGCACGAGGCGGGTCTCGTCCACCGGGACGTCAAGCCCGGCAACGTCCTCCTCGCCCTCGACGGGCCCCGGCTCATCGACTTCGGCATCGCCCGGACCGCCGGGGCGACCGCACTCACGGCCACCGACGCGATGATCGGCACCCCCGGCTTCCTCGCCCCGGAACAGGCCCGGGCCGCGGGCGCCGGCGAGGTCGGCCCGGCCGCCGACGTCTTCTCGCTCGGCTGCGTCCTCGCGTACGCGCTCACCGGCGAACGCCCCTTCGGTACGGGCGGGGTGGCGGCCGTCGTCTACCGCACGGTCCACGAGGAGCCCGACCTCGCCGAGGTGCCGGACACGATCCTTCCCCTGGTCGAGGCCTGCCTGGCCAAGGATCCGGCGGACCGGCCCACGGCGGCCGAGGTGCGGGCCGCCTTGGGGGAGGCCGAGCGCCCGGCGGGGGACTGGCTGCCGGACGGCCTTCCCGCCCTGATCGCCCAGCGCTCCTCCCGGGTCCTCGACCTGCCGGTGCCGGAGCCCACGATGCTCGTGAACGACGAGCCCCCGCAGGGCCCTTCGCGCCGCCGGTTCCTGATCGGCGGCTCGGCGGCAGCCGTCGTGGGCGCCGGCGGCCTGACCGCCTACCTGCTGAGCCGTACGCCCTCCGGCAGCGCGGGCAGTGGTGGCGGTACGGGCACGGGCGCACGGCTCCCCACGTACACGATCGGCGTCGTCACCGACCTGAGCGGAGCCACGAAGACCGACGGGCGGGCCCAGGAGCGCGGGGCGCGGCTCGCCGTGGAGACCCACAACGCCCGCGCCGACCGCACCTTCGACCTGGCCCTGAAGGCCGTCGACGACGGGGGAGACCCGAAGCGCGCCAAGGCGGCCGCCCGTACCCTGGCCGGCATCGGGAACCTGGCCGCCGTGCTCGGCCCGACGGTCACCGGGACCGACATCGCCGCCCACGACGAACTCTTCACCCACAGGGTCCCGTTGGTGAGTGTGGTCGCCTCGGTGCAGGAATCGGACCTCGCCGGACAGGGCAATGACCAGTCCTACCTCGAGGCCCGGGCCTCGCCCGACACGATGGTCGTGGCCTTCGCCCGGTGGCTGGAAGAGCACGGCCGCCGCAGGACCGCCGTCATCGAGGACCGGGCGGGCGGACGCGCCACCTGGTTCGCCGCCAAGATCCTGAAGGAGAACCCCCCTTCGTCCGCCAGCGGCGGCGTCACCACATCCCACCCGGTGGAGGCGGACAGCGAGGACTTCGAGTCCGCCGTGCGACAGGCCCTCGCGACCCACCCCGACGGCATGTACTACGCGGGGACGTCGCCCCGCCGGGCCGCACTGTGCGCCAAGGCCCTGGCACGCCAGGGGTACGAGGGCCCGCGCGGCGCCGGGGAGCAGGTGCTCCAACCCGAGTTCCTGAGCGTGGCGGGCCCGGCGGCGGAGGGCTGGTACTTCGGCACCAGCTACGTCGACCCCGACCGCATGCCGGCCGGGAAGCAATTCGCCGCCGCGTACCGCGAGCGCTGGAAACTGCCCGCCACGGCGCCGTTCGAGCGGTACGCGACGGAGGCGTACGACACGGTCCACTGGATCGCTCAGGCGCTGCGCACGGCGGTCGTGAACAAGGCGGAGCACGTGGCCACCGCGGCCGCGAACGCCCTGCGACAGGCCCCGTACCAGGGGATCGCGAAGGCGTACCGGCCCGACCTCAGGAACAGCAAGGACGCGATGCTGAACGCGGTCTTCCTCTGGCAGGTGCGCGGCGGGGTCCCCACCTACCGGGGCCCGTTCGCGACCGCCGCGAAGGAGGACTGACGAGGGCCCGGCCCGCGGTGCGGGCCGGGCCCTCGGGCGCGGGTGCTAACCGACGACCGTCCAGGTGTCGTTGCCGGTCAGGAGCTGGCCCAGGTCGCCCTTCCCGTACCGCTCCACCGCCGTCTCCAGCTGGTCGGCCATCAGGGTGTCGTAGACCGGCCGGTCCACCGAGCGGAAGACGCCGATGGGCGTCTGGTGCAGGGTGTCCGGGTCCGCCAGCCGGGAGAGCGCGAAGGCGGTCGTCGGGGTGGCGGCGTGGGCGTCGTGGATCAGGACCGAGCCCTCGTTGTCGGGGGTGACGGTGACGACCTTCAGGTCGCCGGTGGCGGGGTCGCGGACGACGCCCTTGGCGTTGTCGGCGCCGAAGCGAATGGGCCGGCCGTGTTCGAGGCGGATGACCGCCTCCTGGGCCTGGTCCTTGTCCTTGAGGGCCTCGAAGGCGCCGTCGTTGAAGATGTTGCAGTTCTGGTAGATCTCCACCAGGGCGGTGCCGTTGTGTGCGGAGGCCTGGCGCAGGACCTCGGTGAGGTGCTTGCGGTCGGAGTCGACGGTGCGGGCCACGAAGGACGCCTCCGCGCCGAGCGCGAGGGAGACGGGGTTGAAGGGGGCGTCGAGGGAGCCCATCGGCGTGGATTTGGTGATCTTGCCGAGCTCCGAGGTGGGGGAGTACTGGCCCTTGGTGAGGCCGTAGATCCGGTTGTTGAAGAGCAGGATCTTGAGGTTGACGTTGCGGCGCAGGGCGTGGATGAGGTGGTTGCCGCCGATGGACAGGGCGTCGCCGTCGCCGGTGACGACCCAGACGGACAGGTCGCGGCGGGAGGTGGCCAGGCCGGTGGCGATGGCGGGGGCGCGGCCGTGGATGGAGTGCATCCCGTAGGTGTTCATGTAGTACGGGAAGCGGGAGGAGCAGCCGATGCCGGAGACGAAGACGATGTTCTCGCGTGCCAGGCCGAGCTCGGGCATGAAGCCCTGCACGGCGGCCAGGACGGCGTAGTCACCGCAGCCGGGGCACCAGCGGACCTCCTGGTCGGACTTGAAGTCCTTCATGGACTGGGCGGCCTCGGCCTTGGGGACCAGGTGCAGGAGCGGCTCGGTGGGCTCAGGCATCGATGGCCTCCTTGAGGGCGGCGGCGAGCTGTTCGGCCTTGAACGGCATGCCGTTGACCTGGGTGTGGCTGCGGGCGTCGACCAGGTACGTCGCCCGGACGAGGGTGGCCAGCTGGCCGAGGTTCATCTCGGGGATGACGACCTTCTCGTACCGCTTCAGGATCTCGCCGAGGTTGCGGGGGAAGGGGTTGAGGTGGCGCAGGTGGGCCTGGGCGATGGGCCCGCCCTCCCGGCGGATGCGGCGCACCGCGGCGGTGATCGGCCCGTAGGTGGAGCCCCAGCCCAGCACGAGAGTGGTGGCGCCGTCGGGGTCGTCGACCTCCAGGTCCGGCACGGCGATGTTGTCGATCTTGGCCTGGCGGGTGCGGACCATGAACTCGTGGTTGGCCGGGTCGTACGAGATGTTGCCGGTGCCGTCCTGCTTCTCGATGCCGCCGATGCGGTGCTCCAGGCCCGGGGTGCCGGGCACCGCCCACGGCCGGGCCAGGGTCTCCGGGTCGCGCTTGTAGGGCCAGAACACCTCGGTGCCATCGTCCAGGGTGTGGTTCGGGCCGGTGGCGAAGGGGGTCGTCAGGTCGGGCAGCTCCTCGACGTCCGGGATCCGCCACGGCTCGGAGCCGTTCGCCAGATAGCCGTCCGACAGCAGGAACACGGGCGTGCGGTAGGTCAGCGCGATCCGGGCGGCCTCCAGCGCCGCGTCGAAGCAGTCCGCCGGCGTCTTCGGGGCCACGACCGGCACCGGCGCCTCGCCGTTGCGGCCGTACATGGCCTGCAGCAGATCGGCCTGCTCCGTCTTCGTCGGCAGACCGGTGGAGGGTCCGCCGCGCTGGATGTCGACGATCAGCAGCGGCAGCTCCAGCGACACCGCCAGCCCGATCGTCTCGGACTTGAGCGCCACACCGGGTCCGGACGTCGTCGTCACCGCAAGCGAACCACCGAAGGCGGCGCCGAGCGCGGCGCCGATGCCGGCGATCTCGTCCTCGGCCTGGAAGGTCCGCACGCCGAAGTTCTTGTGCTTGGACAGCTCGTGCAGGATGTCCGAGGCCGGGGTGATGGGGTAGGAGCCCAGGTAGAGCGGCAGGTCGGCCTGCCGGCTCGCGGCGATGAGGCCGTACGAGAGAGCCAGGTTCCCGGAGATGTTGCGGTAGGTGCCGGTGGGGAAGGCGCGGGTGGCGGGGGCGACCTCGTAGGAGACGGCGAAGTCCTCGGTGGTCTCGCCGAAGTTCCAGCCGGCCCTAAAGGCGACGATGTTGGCCTCGGCGATCTCGGGCTTCTTGGCGAACTTGGTGCGCAGGAAGGTCTCGGTGGCCTCGGTGGGGCGGTGGTACATCCAGGACAGCAGCCCGAGCGCGAACATGTTCTTGGAGCGTTCGGCCTCCTTGCGGGACAGGCCGAAGTCCTTCAGCGCCTCCAGGGTGAGCGTCGTCAGCGGCACCGGGTGGACCCGGTAGCCGTCCAGCGAGCCGTCCTCGAGGGGCGAGGTTTCGTACCCGACCTTCGCCATCGCCCGCTTGGCGAATTCGTCGGTGTTGACGATGATCTCGCCGCCGCGGGGTACGTCGGCGATGTTGGCCTTCAGCGCGGCGGGGTTCATGGCGACCAGGACGTTGGGGGCGTCGCCGGGGGTCAGGATGTCGTGGTCGGCGAAGTGGAGCTGGAAGGAGGAGACGCCCGGCAGGGTTCCGGCGGGGGCGCGGATCTCGGCGGGGAAGTTGGGCAGGGTGGAGAGGTCGTTCCCGAAGGATGCCGTCTCCGAGGTGAAGCGGTCGCCCGTGAGCTGCATGCCGTCGCCGGAGTCACCCGCGAAACGGATGATCACCCGGTCGAGCCGGCGCACTTCCTTCTCGGTGCCGTGGTGGGGCGTCGCCGGGGCGCTGCGCTGCTCCCCGACCAGGGCCTCACCGGCCTCGCTACTGACCTGGCTGGTCACTGAACTGGACCTCCCTCGCGGCAAGGGGACTCTCCGCCGGAGGCGGGGAGAAGGCTCGGGGCGCGGCAGGCGGCCTCCGTGCGGAGATCACCTTCCGTCCCAGGCCCACCCTACGACGGTAAGGGGGGCCTTCCCGGGACTTCTCACATCGCGGACCTCTTTTTGAGACGCCCTCTTGCCCTGAATCGTCACGTTCTGTCGCCACCCGGAGTGTTCCGGAAAGTCTGGTTCCGCCTCATCCCTTGGAACTAGGACCAGGATATCTGACAGAGTGTCAGATGATCAGGACTTCAGGTACGTCAACACCGCGAGAACCCGGCGGTGATCACCGTCGCTCGGGGAGAGGCCCAGCTTCAGGAAGATGTTGCTGATGTGCTTCTCCACCGCGCCGTCGCTCACGACCAGCGCTTTCGCGATGGCGGAGTTCGTCCGGCCCTCGGCCATCAGCCCGAGGACCTCCCGCTCGCGCGGGGTCAGGTTGGCCAGTACATCCTGCTGACGGCTCCGGCCGAGCAGCTGCTGCACGACCTCGGGGTCCAGGGCCGTACCGCCCCCGGCCACCCGGACGACGGCGTCCACGAACTCACGGACCTCGGCGACGCGGTCCTTGAGCAGATAGCCCACGCCCCGGCTGGAACCGGCCAGGAGTTCGGTGGCGTACTGCTCCTCCACGTACTGCGACAGCACGAGCACGCCCAGTCCCGGATGCTCCTTGCGCAGCCGCACCGCCGCGCGCACGCCCTCGTCGGTGTGCGTCGGCGGCATCCGTACGTCCGCCACGACGACGTCCGGCAGGGCGCCCTCCTCGGCGAGCCCGGCCACGGTCTCCACCAAAGCCTCGCCGTCCCCGACCCCGGCGACGACCTCGTGCCCGAGATCGGTCAGGAGCCGGGTCAGCCCCTCACGGAGCAGTACGGAATCCTCGGCGATGACCACCCGTACCCGCCCCGCCACATCTTGCCCACTCACGGCTTGCCGCCCCCATGCTCCGGTCCTCCGATTGGACCTTCAGCATGGCACCCCTGGCCGTCCGGCGGGGGCGGCACCTGCAGGGCGGCGCCTTCCGCCCACGCGTGCCCGCGCCCGCGCTGGGCGGTGCCTCCGCCTTACGGGCCCGCGCCCCGCGCCCGTGTGGGCCCGCGCCCTCCTGGGCGGCGCCCCCCGCCCATGTGGCGCCTGCGCCCGCCCCGTGTGGGCCCGCGCCCGTGTGGACGTTGCCCCGCTGCCGTGTGGGCAATCGTCCCGCTGGGGCGGGACGGGTGGGCACACGGGACGGCGCCCCCAGCCGGGCCTAGGCTCCCGCGCCCTGACCCGCACCGACCGCGCGGCGCACACGGGGTGCGGGTTCGGGCGCGGAAGCCTCTGGCGCCGGCAAGGGCGCGGGTCCGTTGTGCCCACCCGTCCCGCCCCAGCGGAACGACTGCCCACAACGGGGCGGGCGCAGGCCCACGACGGGGGCGTCGGCCCGGGCGGGTGGGCGCCGCCCCGGCGGAACGACCGCCCACACCGGGGGCGACGAGGCCGCGGGCCCGGTGCCGGCAGGCCCGGTCGGAGCCCAGGTCCCACCACGCGGGCTACGCCCGCCACGGCAGTTCCGCCGTCACCGTCGTCGGGCCGCCCGCCGGCGAGTCCACCGCCAGGACCCCGTCCACCGCACCCACCCGCTCGGAGAGCCCCGCCAGGCCCGACCCGCCGTCCCCGACGACCGCGCCGCCCACCCCGTCGTCCCGCACCTGCAGCATCAGCCGGTCGCCCGTCCGCCACACGTCCACCCAGGCCCGCCGGGCGCCCGAGTGCCGGGTGACGTTCTGGAGGAGCTCCGAGACGGTGAAGTACGCGATGCCCTCGATCGCCGGCACCGGCCGGGCCGGCAGGTCCACGTCCACGGACACCGGGACCGAGCACCGGGAGGCCACCGCCGAGAGGGCCGCGTCCAGGCCGCGGTCGGTGAGGACGGCCGGGTGGATGCCCCGGGCGAGGTCCCGCAGCTCCTGGAGGGCCAGCTTCACCTCGCCGTGCGCCTCGTCGACGAGTACCGCCGCCGCCTGCGGGTCCCGCGCCAGCTTCTCCTTCGCGAGCCCCAGGTCCATGGCGAGCGCCGCGAGCCGCGCCTGCGCGCCGTCGTGCAGGTCCCGCTCGATGCGCCGCAGGTCGGCGGCCGCGGTGTCCACGACCACGCCCCGGTCCGACTCCAGCTCCGTGACGCGCGAGGCGAGGCGCGACGGGCCGAGGAGCCCGGAGACGAGGAGCCGGTCGACGGAGACGAGCCCGCGCAGCACCCACGGTCCGACGAGGACGAACACGAGCCCGATCAGGCTGGTCACGGCGAGCTCGAAGGGCGCGTCGAGGTAGAAGGCGTGGGTCGCGTCGCCGTACAGCTGGATCCCGTCCTGCCCGACCCACGTGGGGAACACCCACTGCCACAGCGGGTACGTGAAGAGGCTCCAGCCCCAGGTCCACAGCGCCACGGCCACCGAGAACGAGAAGACGGCCCACGGCATGTGCAGCACCGCGTACAGCAGGTGCCGCCACGACGCGCCGCTCTTCAGCATGGCCCCCATCCACGAGAACGCCCCGCCGGTCCGCCCGCGCACCGGCTCCGGCGCCGCCACGTCGAGGCCGAGCAGCCCGCGCGCCCGGGCCCGCTCCACCGCGCCGAAGCCCCGGCACATCGCGAGCGCCCCGGCGAGGATCGGTACGCCGAGGAAGGTGACGAGCAGCCCGGCGCCGGTCGAGACGAGGGCGACGGAGAGCACGAACCAGCAGATGCCCAGCGGCAGCCCGATCAGCACGTACAGGAGGGCGCGCCAGGTGCGGGCCTCGAACGGCGCGCGGATCGCGGCGGGAAGTCGGTGGGAGGCGGCCATCGCGGAGTTCCTTCTCTGCTCGTCTGATCGTCTGCTCGAAGCTCGTCTGCTTGAAGCTCGTCTGCTCGAACGGGGGCGGGCGGTACGTGTTCCAGGGTTCCGTTCCGCCGCCCGCCGGACCATGAGGGAGGTGGGCGTCTACGGGCGGGGGTTTTCCCTACCCACGGCTCATCCGGTGGGCCGGGAGCGCCACGGCAGCTCCGCCGTGACCGTCGTCGGACCGCCGTCGGGGGAGTCCAGGACGAGCACCCCGTCGACCGCGCCGAGCCGCTCCGCGAGCCCCGCGAGCCCCGTACCGCCGTCGAAGCGCGCCCCGCCGGCCCCGTCGTCCCGCACCTGGAGCATCAGTCGGCCGCCCGCCCGCCACACCTCCACGGAGGCGGACCGGGCACGCGCGTGCTTGGAGACGTTCTGGAGGAGCTCCGAGACCGTGAAGTACGCGATGCCCTCGATGGCCTCCGCCGGCCGCTCCGCCAGGTCCACGTTCACCTTCACCGGCACCGTGCAGCGCGCGGAGACGGAGGAGAGGGCCGCGCTCAGTCCCCGGTCGGTGAGGACGGCCGGGTGGATGCCCCGGGCGAGGTCCCGCAGCTCCTGGAGGGCCAGCTTCACCTCGCCGTGCGCCTCGTCGACCATCGCCGCGGCGGCCTCCGGGTCTTCGAGCAGCTTCTCCTTGGCGAGGCCGAGCCCCATGGCGAGGGCCACGAGCCGGGCCTGCGCCCCGTCGTGCAGGTCGCGTTCGATGCGCCGCAGGTCGGCGGCCGCGGTGTCGACGACCACGCCCCGGTCCGACTCCAGTTCGGCGATCCGCCGCTCCAGCTCGTCGGAGGGCGAGAGCAGCCCCCGGACCATGCCCCGGTCGCCGTTGGACAGGCCGCGGGCCAGGAAGGGCAGCACGGGCCAGAGGACGATGAGCGAGACGAGGGCGACGATGAAGGTCACGATCCCCCAAGGCAGCCGGATCAGCCCGTACAGCTGGGTCCGCCAGGCCACCGGGTCCTTCAGCCGGGACCACAGCCAGCCGAAGAAGCCGTCGGCCGGGGGCAGCGGGGAGGGCTCGGCGACCGTCACCCCGAGCAGCGCGCGGGCCCGCGCCCGCTCGGACCGGCCGATGAGGCGGGGGCCGCCGAGGCCGAGGGCGAGCAGCGGCAGCCCGACGACGGTGACCGCGAGGCCCGCGCCGAGCGCGATGCTGACGACCGCGTAGACGAAACCGGCCAGGGCCGTGAACAGGTTGGAGAGGAGGAAGGCGATCTCCTTCCAGGTCTCCTGCCCGTAGGCGAGCCGCAGCGGCGGACGGGGGGTCTCGGCGGAGCCGGGGGACTCGACCGGCTGGATGGGATCAAGATCGGCGCTCATGGTCCCCAGACTGCCGTTCGAGGAGGGTGCGACGCCATGGGGGAGGTGGGTGAGCGGAAGGGGGGCTATCCCCACCGGCGACGGCACGGCGCAGGCATCGGCCGAGGCACCGGCACAGCCACCGGCCGAGACACGGCGTAGCCACCGGCCGAGGCGCAGGCGTAGGCACCGGCGTACCCACCGGCCGAGGCACCGGCGCAGGCACCGGCCGAGGCGCCGCAAGGCACCCGCGACTGCTTACGGTCCCTTTAGCAGGGCCTAGACTCGCGTCCGTACAGACTGACTCATGAGACACCGAGACCGAGGGGCGGACGTGCGGGAACCGACCGTTGTCGCGGCCGACGCGGCGGACTACTTCCAGACGTACTCCGTCGTCGGCCTGCTCGCCGTCGTCGGCGTGCTCTTCGTCGCCGTGGCGTTCGGCGCCGGCCGGCTGCTCAGGCCCGTCGTGCCGACGCCCGAGAAGCTCCTCACCTACGAGTGCGGTGTCGATCCCGTGGGAGAGGGCTGGGCCCACACCCAGGTCCGCTACTACGTGTACGCCTTCCTCTACGTCATCTTCGCCGTCGACTCGATCTTCCTCTTCCCCTGGGCGACGGTCTTCGCGGCGCCCGGCTACGGCGCCACGACCCTGGTCGAGATGTTCGTCTTCCTGGGCTTCCTCGCCGTGGGGCTGCTCTACGCATACAAGAAGGGCGTCCTGACATGGACGTGACCCCGCTCCCCGCCCCGAAGCTGGGGCCG
The DNA window shown above is from Streptomyces vietnamensis and carries:
- a CDS encoding sensor histidine kinase, which translates into the protein MAASHRLPAAIRAPFEARTWRALLYVLIGLPLGICWFVLSVALVSTGAGLLVTFLGVPILAGALAMCRGFGAVERARARGLLGLDVAAPEPVRGRTGGAFSWMGAMLKSGASWRHLLYAVLHMPWAVFSFSVAVALWTWGWSLFTYPLWQWVFPTWVGQDGIQLYGDATHAFYLDAPFELAVTSLIGLVFVLVGPWVLRGLVSVDRLLVSGLLGPSRLASRVTELESDRGVVVDTAAADLRRIERDLHDGAQARLAALAMDLGLAKEKLARDPQAAAVLVDEAHGEVKLALQELRDLARGIHPAVLTDRGLDAALSAVASRCSVPVSVDVDLPARPVPAIEGIAYFTVSELLQNVTRHSGARRAWVDVWRTGDRLMLQVRDDGVGGAVVGDGGSGLAGLSERVGAVDGVLAVDSPAGGPTTVTAELPWRA
- a CDS encoding 2-oxoacid:acceptor oxidoreductase subunit alpha; translated protein: MTSQVSSEAGEALVGEQRSAPATPHHGTEKEVRRLDRVIIRFAGDSGDGMQLTGDRFTSETASFGNDLSTLPNFPAEIRAPAGTLPGVSSFQLHFADHDILTPGDAPNVLVAMNPAALKANIADVPRGGEIIVNTDEFAKRAMAKVGYETSPLEDGSLDGYRVHPVPLTTLTLEALKDFGLSRKEAERSKNMFALGLLSWMYHRPTEATETFLRTKFAKKPEIAEANIVAFRAGWNFGETTEDFAVSYEVAPATRAFPTGTYRNISGNLALSYGLIAASRQADLPLYLGSYPITPASDILHELSKHKNFGVRTFQAEDEIAGIGAALGAAFGGSLAVTTTSGPGVALKSETIGLAVSLELPLLIVDIQRGGPSTGLPTKTEQADLLQAMYGRNGEAPVPVVAPKTPADCFDAALEAARIALTYRTPVFLLSDGYLANGSEPWRIPDVEELPDLTTPFATGPNHTLDDGTEVFWPYKRDPETLARPWAVPGTPGLEHRIGGIEKQDGTGNISYDPANHEFMVRTRQAKIDNIAVPDLEVDDPDGATTLVLGWGSTYGPITAAVRRIRREGGPIAQAHLRHLNPFPRNLGEILKRYEKVVIPEMNLGQLATLVRATYLVDARSHTQVNGMPFKAEQLAAALKEAIDA
- a CDS encoding bifunctional serine/threonine-protein kinase/ABC transporter substrate-binding protein translates to MSTAAPQPGPRPGDLQPLLPSDPSTIAGYRLLGRLGAGGMGVVYLGRTAAGELAAVKVTHADQADQPDFRARFRREVEAARRVSSPWAVPVTGADPDAPEPWMATAFVAGPSLGEAVAAHGPLPERSVRLLGWSVARALAAVHAAGLVHRDVKPGNVLLAVDGPRLIDFGIARATGETALTATDMVVGTPGFLAPEQAEARTDAIGPPADVFALGCLLAYAATGRPPFGTGAVDALMYRTVHDEPDLTGVPEGLLDLVRACLAKDPAARPTAAEIGVQLVEDTPRDGAEWLPAPVVRTIAERSARMLALPEIDTTEAGTAPAAPPKSRRGFLLAAGGAVLALGGGAVWAALGDDRDTRGDGKKTPPPRTRWTIGVLADLSGPAKVIGQAQEHGARLAVEQFNARKDKPFTLDLEVVDDRGDAARAVERARTLTTDPGVVAVLGATTDAVGLAVLPVFEEAGLPLITVSAGYNMLTLRPDGASPNETVLRAIPSHIFAGSHLAFAATLLPGISRPGVLEDRTQDSYSWQVTGGVRFGFGQAGITPHYRVVPARAGARDYRRVLGEMIDAGIDAYVHCGITETAVLAARALNELRFTGPRFTGQAVFGPDFLKQGGADAEGWFVCAPVADPATLKSAAAFSAAHRKRYGTAPAYYAGESYDVVTMTIGQLVADAKAGRKPARKGLWAALRKQKYTGALGALMFNETGELSPGGTYVYAVRNGAYKPVGAAPLVPNKPGQNKKKA
- a CDS encoding bifunctional serine/threonine-protein kinase/ABC transporter substrate-binding protein; its protein translation is MQPLRKADPSAIAGYRLLGRLGAGGMGVVFLARSTGGALAALKLIRAEHAADPGFRERFRREARAAERITGRWVVRVLGADPEAREPWLATEYVPGPSLAEAVGLHGALPEPTVRALGARLAAALADMHEAGLVHRDVKPGNVLLALDGPRLIDFGIARTAGATALTATDAMIGTPGFLAPEQARAAGAGEVGPAADVFSLGCVLAYALTGERPFGTGGVAAVVYRTVHEEPDLAEVPDTILPLVEACLAKDPADRPTAAEVRAALGEAERPAGDWLPDGLPALIAQRSSRVLDLPVPEPTMLVNDEPPQGPSRRRFLIGGSAAAVVGAGGLTAYLLSRTPSGSAGSGGGTGTGARLPTYTIGVVTDLSGATKTDGRAQERGARLAVETHNARADRTFDLALKAVDDGGDPKRAKAAARTLAGIGNLAAVLGPTVTGTDIAAHDELFTHRVPLVSVVASVQESDLAGQGNDQSYLEARASPDTMVVAFARWLEEHGRRRTAVIEDRAGGRATWFAAKILKENPPSSASGGVTTSHPVEADSEDFESAVRQALATHPDGMYYAGTSPRRAALCAKALARQGYEGPRGAGEQVLQPEFLSVAGPAAEGWYFGTSYVDPDRMPAGKQFAAAYRERWKLPATAPFERYATEAYDTVHWIAQALRTAVVNKAEHVATAAANALRQAPYQGIAKAYRPDLRNSKDAMLNAVFLWQVRGGVPTYRGPFATAAKED
- a CDS encoding 2-oxoacid:ferredoxin oxidoreductase subunit beta, whose protein sequence is MPEPTEPLLHLVPKAEAAQSMKDFKSDQEVRWCPGCGDYAVLAAVQGFMPELGLARENIVFVSGIGCSSRFPYYMNTYGMHSIHGRAPAIATGLATSRRDLSVWVVTGDGDALSIGGNHLIHALRRNVNLKILLFNNRIYGLTKGQYSPTSELGKITKSTPMGSLDAPFNPVSLALGAEASFVARTVDSDRKHLTEVLRQASAHNGTALVEIYQNCNIFNDGAFEALKDKDQAQEAVIRLEHGRPIRFGADNAKGVVRDPATGDLKVVTVTPDNEGSVLIHDAHAATPTTAFALSRLADPDTLHQTPIGVFRSVDRPVYDTLMADQLETAVERYGKGDLGQLLTGNDTWTVVG
- a CDS encoding sensor histidine kinase; the protein is MSADLDPIQPVESPGSAETPRPPLRLAYGQETWKEIAFLLSNLFTALAGFVYAVVSIALGAGLAVTVVGLPLLALGLGGPRLIGRSERARARALLGVTVAEPSPLPPADGFFGWLWSRLKDPVAWRTQLYGLIRLPWGIVTFIVALVSLIVLWPVLPFLARGLSNGDRGMVRGLLSPSDELERRIAELESDRGVVVDTAAADLRRIERDLHDGAQARLVALAMGLGLAKEKLLEDPEAAAAMVDEAHGEVKLALQELRDLARGIHPAVLTDRGLSAALSSVSARCTVPVKVNVDLAERPAEAIEGIAYFTVSELLQNVSKHARARSASVEVWRAGGRLMLQVRDDGAGGARFDGGTGLAGLAERLGAVDGVLVLDSPDGGPTTVTAELPWRSRPTG
- a CDS encoding response regulator transcription factor, which translates into the protein MAGRVRVVIAEDSVLLREGLTRLLTDLGHEVVAGVGDGEALVETVAGLAEEGALPDVVVADVRMPPTHTDEGVRAAVRLRKEHPGLGVLVLSQYVEEQYATELLAGSSRGVGYLLKDRVAEVREFVDAVVRVAGGGTALDPEVVQQLLGRSRQQDVLANLTPREREVLGLMAEGRTNSAIAKALVVSDGAVEKHISNIFLKLGLSPSDGDHRRVLAVLTYLKS
- a CDS encoding NADH-quinone oxidoreductase subunit A, producing MRHRDRGADVREPTVVAADAADYFQTYSVVGLLAVVGVLFVAVAFGAGRLLRPVVPTPEKLLTYECGVDPVGEGWAHTQVRYYVYAFLYVIFAVDSIFLFPWATVFAAPGYGATTLVEMFVFLGFLAVGLLYAYKKGVLTWT